From a region of the Mercurialis annua linkage group LG1-X, ddMerAnnu1.2, whole genome shotgun sequence genome:
- the LOC126676360 gene encoding uncharacterized protein LOC126676360 — protein MAFFRSLALVLFLSSLFLHAAIGELICEDLPQDVCAFSIATSGKRCLLETNAKADGKVEYQCRTSEVVVERMADYIESDECINACGVDRNSVGISSDALLEPLFTANLCSTACYNQCPNIVDLYFNLAAGEGAFLPDLCDAARSNPHRSMIQLMSSGVAAGPISSEDLALAPASAPM, from the exons ATGGCTTTTTTTAGATCATTGGCTTTGGTTCTTTTTCTCTCATCCCTCTTCCTTCATGCAGCAATTG GTGAGCTTATTTGCGAAGATTTGCCACAAGATGTGTGTGCATTTTCCATAGCAACATCCGGAAAGAGATGCTTGTTGGAGACGAATGCGAAGGCCGACGGGAAGGTGGAGTATCAATGCAGAACATCGGAAGTAGTTGTCGAACGAATGGCCGATTACATCGAGAGCGATGAATGTATAAATGCCTGTGGCGTCGATAGAAATTCTGTCGGCATTTCTTCTGATGCTCTTCTTGAACCTCTTTTCACTGCCAATCTTTGCTCTACTGCTTGTTACAACCAATGCCCCAACATTGTTGACCTTTACTTCAATTTGGCTGCTGGCGAag GTGCATTTTTGCCTGATCTATGTGACGCCGCCCGATCCAACCCTCACCGGTCAATGATTCAGCTGATGAGCTCAGGTGTTGCCGCTGGTCCTATTTCCAGCGAGGACTTAGCCCTTGCTCCTGCTTCAGCTCCtatgtaa